Proteins encoded together in one Alteribacter keqinensis window:
- the spoIVA gene encoding stage IV sporulation protein A, whose amino-acid sequence MEKFDIFRDIAERTGGDIYLGVVGSVRTGKSTFIKKFMELAVIPNIGTEADRARAQDELPQSAAGKQIMTTEPKFVPNQAVSIHVDEGLDVNVRVVDCVGYAVPGAKGYEDENGPRMIHTPWYEDPIPFHEAAEIGTRKVIQEHSTLGVVVTTDGSIGEIPRHDYVESEQRVIEELKEVGKPFIVIVNSVHPHHPVTEDLRQSIENEHDVPVLSMSIESMTEQDINAVMREVLFEFPVHEVNVNLPSWVMVLKEEHWLRENYESAVRETVKDIKRLRDVDRVVGNFVDYEFVDRAQLAGIEMGQGVAEIDLHAPDDLYDQILKEVVGVEIRGKDHLLELMQDFAFAKAEYDQVSDALRMVKQTGYGIAAPSLSDMSLDEPEIIRQGSRFGVRLKAVAPSIHMIKVDVESEFAPIIGTEKQSEELVRYLMQDFEENPLSIWNSDIFGRSLNSIVREGISAKLSLMPENARYKLKETLERIINEGSGGLIAIIL is encoded by the coding sequence GTGGAGAAATTCGATATTTTCAGAGATATCGCTGAACGGACTGGTGGCGATATTTATCTCGGCGTCGTAGGATCTGTACGAACAGGGAAATCGACGTTTATTAAAAAGTTTATGGAGCTTGCTGTCATTCCGAATATCGGGACGGAAGCAGACCGCGCCAGGGCACAGGATGAGCTGCCTCAAAGTGCTGCCGGAAAGCAGATTATGACTACTGAACCGAAATTTGTACCGAATCAGGCTGTGTCTATTCATGTTGATGAAGGCCTCGATGTAAACGTGCGCGTTGTAGACTGCGTAGGGTATGCCGTACCTGGAGCAAAAGGGTATGAGGATGAGAACGGACCGAGGATGATTCATACACCTTGGTATGAAGATCCAATCCCATTTCATGAAGCTGCTGAAATCGGCACAAGAAAAGTTATTCAGGAACATTCAACACTTGGAGTTGTCGTAACAACTGACGGATCTATCGGAGAGATCCCGCGCCACGATTATGTAGAGTCCGAGCAGCGCGTTATAGAAGAGTTAAAGGAAGTCGGTAAGCCGTTTATTGTGATCGTAAACAGCGTTCATCCTCACCATCCAGTAACAGAAGACCTCAGGCAGTCGATTGAAAACGAGCACGATGTGCCTGTTCTTTCGATGAGTATTGAGAGTATGACAGAACAGGATATCAATGCCGTCATGAGGGAAGTGCTGTTTGAGTTTCCTGTTCATGAAGTTAATGTGAACCTGCCGAGCTGGGTGATGGTGCTGAAAGAAGAACACTGGCTTCGGGAAAATTACGAATCAGCCGTAAGAGAAACGGTTAAAGACATTAAGAGACTCCGCGATGTGGACCGGGTAGTCGGAAACTTTGTTGATTATGAGTTTGTGGACCGGGCACAACTGGCGGGAATCGAGATGGGGCAGGGCGTTGCCGAAATTGACCTCCATGCACCGGATGACCTTTATGATCAGATTCTTAAAGAAGTGGTAGGTGTGGAGATCCGCGGGAAAGACCACCTTCTCGAGTTAATGCAGGATTTTGCTTTTGCGAAAGCGGAGTATGATCAGGTGTCCGATGCCCTTAGAATGGTTAAACAGACAGGGTACGGCATTGCAGCTCCTTCACTAAGTGATATGAGTCTGGATGAGCCTGAAATTATCAGACAGGGCTCCCGGTTTGGTGTGAGGCTTAAAGCAGTAGCACCGTCGATTCATATGATCAAAGTTGATGTTGAATCAGAGTTTGCACCGATTATCGGAACGGAAAAACAAAGTGAAGAACTCGTCCGGTACCTGATGCAGGACTTTGAAGAAAATCCTTTATCAATCTGGAATTCAGATATCTTCGGTAGATCTCTTAATTCCATCGTGAGGGAAGGTATTTCTGCAAAACTCTCCCTCATGCCAGAAAATGCAAGGTATAAACTGAAAGAAACCCTTGAGCGCATCATTAACGAAGGGTCAGGCGGCCTTATTGCCATCATCTTATAA
- a CDS encoding HU family DNA-binding protein — protein sequence MNKTELINAVSEKTELSKKDATNAVDAVFDVITGSLQNAEKVQLIGFGNFEVRERAARKGRNPQTGEEIEIPASNVPAFKPGKALKDAVK from the coding sequence ATGAACAAGACGGAACTAATCAATGCGGTATCTGAGAAAACTGAGCTTTCTAAAAAAGATGCAACAAACGCAGTAGATGCGGTTTTTGATGTAATCACTGGTTCTCTTCAAAATGCTGAGAAAGTACAATTGATCGGCTTTGGTAACTTTGAAGTACGTGAGCGCGCTGCCCGTAAAGGACGCAACCCGCAAACAGGTGAAGAAATCGAAATTCCTGCAAGCAACGTACCAGCCTTTAAGCCTGGTAAAGCCCTTAAAGACGCAGTTAAATAA
- the folE gene encoding GTP cyclohydrolase I FolE translates to MNEINHEKIKQAVTMILEAIGEDPSREGLQDTPKRVAKMYAEVFEGLNQDPKEHFATVFGEDHEELVLVKDIPFYSMCEHHLVPFFGIAHIGYIPSGGKVTGLSKLARAVEAVCRRPQLQERITSTVADSIVETLEPLGVMVVVEAEHMCMTMRGVKKPGSKTITSAVRGILAEDPASRSEVLSLIKN, encoded by the coding sequence TTGAACGAAATCAATCATGAAAAAATTAAACAGGCAGTAACGATGATCCTGGAAGCTATCGGTGAGGATCCTTCCAGAGAAGGTCTGCAGGATACACCGAAGCGAGTGGCGAAAATGTATGCAGAAGTATTCGAAGGACTCAACCAGGACCCAAAAGAACACTTCGCAACCGTATTCGGGGAAGATCATGAGGAACTTGTCCTCGTTAAAGATATCCCATTCTATTCTATGTGTGAGCATCACCTCGTTCCTTTCTTTGGTATAGCCCATATTGGATACATTCCGAGCGGGGGAAAAGTCACAGGTTTGAGTAAACTTGCAAGAGCAGTAGAAGCTGTATGCAGAAGACCTCAGCTCCAGGAAAGAATTACTTCCACGGTTGCTGACAGTATTGTAGAAACGCTGGAGCCGCTCGGTGTAATGGTTGTTGTTGAAGCAGAGCATATGTGTATGACTATGCGAGGAGTGAAAAAACCAGGTTCCAAAACCATTACCTCGGCTGTTAGAGGTATCCTTGCAGAAGACCCTGCGTCCCGCTCTGAAGTTCTCTCATTAATTAAAAACTAG
- the mtrB gene encoding trp RNA-binding attenuation protein MtrB, with product MPEPTEYIVIKARENGVNVIGLTRGSDTRFHHSEKLDKNEVMIAQFTEHTSAIKVRGKATIQTGHGEMNTDDE from the coding sequence ATGCCTGAACCTACTGAATATATTGTTATAAAAGCCCGCGAAAACGGAGTTAATGTTATCGGTTTAACGCGGGGCTCGGACACCAGGTTTCATCATTCTGAGAAGCTGGATAAAAATGAAGTGATGATTGCCCAATTCACCGAGCATACGTCTGCAATCAAGGTAAGAGGAAAAGCGACAATTCAGACCGGACACGGTGAAATGAATACTGACGATGAATAA
- a CDS encoding heptaprenyl diphosphate synthase component 1, which yields MTTSMDHINEDIKNIKADFYEVIHHPYFRRYLSDPVIDHDQVVLLYYLLQKNGHKYRYIKNCVLSSVLVQTALAVHDTVENNQWDSELEKKSRQLTVLSGDYFSSLYYYFLAKISDKGLIRVFSRSIQEINEIKMSVYCNGAESAHSKRAFVNYRLIDSLLIRNIARFTGQENWIKPLDEFFYLKRLVREHRCILEGRQERGTKGMLLTDVAVMEPDYLYQKEIEGTRLKLASFSYEWLPFKHYIHDRMKQLLNEHPVYQEYVAEEG from the coding sequence ATGACAACGTCTATGGATCATATCAATGAAGACATAAAAAACATAAAGGCGGATTTCTATGAAGTCATTCATCATCCATACTTCCGCCGTTACTTATCAGATCCGGTCATTGACCACGATCAGGTAGTCCTTTTATATTACCTGCTTCAAAAGAATGGTCATAAGTACAGATACATAAAAAACTGTGTTCTTTCCTCTGTACTGGTGCAGACGGCTCTGGCTGTCCACGATACGGTTGAAAACAACCAGTGGGACTCCGAACTTGAAAAGAAAAGCAGGCAGCTCACTGTCCTTTCAGGAGATTATTTCAGCAGTCTTTACTATTATTTTCTGGCGAAAATTTCTGACAAAGGACTTATCCGTGTTTTCAGCAGATCGATACAGGAAATCAATGAAATTAAAATGTCCGTTTATTGTAATGGGGCAGAGAGTGCTCACAGCAAACGGGCTTTCGTTAATTACCGCCTTATCGACTCCCTTCTGATCCGCAATATTGCCCGCTTTACCGGGCAGGAGAACTGGATTAAGCCTCTGGACGAGTTTTTCTATTTGAAGAGACTTGTAAGAGAGCACCGGTGTATTCTGGAAGGCAGGCAGGAAAGGGGTACAAAAGGAATGCTTCTTACAGATGTCGCTGTGATGGAGCCTGATTATCTCTACCAAAAAGAAATCGAAGGAACACGTTTGAAGTTAGCTTCCTTTTCCTATGAATGGCTTCCCTTCAAGCATTATATCCACGACAGAATGAAACAGCTTCTCAATGAACACCCAGTCTATCAGGAATATGTAGCAGAGGAAGGATAG
- a CDS encoding demethylmenaquinone methyltransferase, whose translation MSQSKEEKVHQVFESISGRYDRMNAIISFQMHLAWRKDTMKRMAVKPGSSALDVCCGTADWTLTMGEAVGEKGHVHGLDFSHNMLSVGREKVEKRGIENITLLQGNAMELPFEDASFDYVTIGFGLRNVPDYDQVIREMYRVTRPGGLVTCLETSQPTFPVFKQLYWLYFRHVMPVFGKVFAKSYDEYAWLQESTQTFPDKESLSKMFTSAGFDKVSYKSYAGGAAASHFAGKSF comes from the coding sequence ATGAGTCAATCAAAGGAAGAAAAAGTCCACCAGGTTTTCGAATCCATTTCAGGAAGATACGATCGCATGAATGCGATCATAAGCTTTCAGATGCACCTGGCCTGGAGAAAAGACACGATGAAAAGAATGGCTGTAAAACCCGGATCCAGTGCCCTGGATGTCTGCTGCGGAACAGCTGACTGGACGCTCACAATGGGGGAAGCTGTTGGAGAAAAAGGGCATGTTCACGGTCTTGATTTCAGTCACAACATGCTTTCTGTTGGCAGGGAAAAAGTAGAAAAAAGAGGAATTGAAAATATTACTCTTTTACAGGGAAATGCGATGGAACTCCCCTTTGAAGACGCATCATTTGATTATGTAACCATTGGCTTTGGACTGCGCAACGTCCCTGACTATGATCAGGTTATCAGGGAAATGTACCGGGTAACCAGGCCCGGGGGACTGGTCACTTGTCTTGAAACCTCGCAACCTACTTTCCCTGTTTTTAAACAGCTTTACTGGCTGTATTTCAGGCATGTGATGCCTGTGTTTGGAAAGGTATTTGCAAAAAGCTATGACGAATACGCCTGGCTTCAGGAATCAACACAAACCTTTCCTGATAAAGAATCGTTAAGCAAAATGTTTACTTCCGCAGGTTTTGATAAAGTTTCCTACAAGTCCTACGCTGGCGGAGCAGCTGCCAGTCATTTTGCAGGCAAAAGCTTTTAA
- a CDS encoding UbiA-like polyprenyltransferase, which yields MKKIKIILEMIKFEHTVFALPFAFLGAVLSSLLINGHWPTLEQWIWITLAMVGARSAAMSLNRLIDAKIDAANPRTKDRAIPAGLLSRMETGLFIAISFLVLIFSAFQLNMLAVYLLPLAVFFLVIYSYTKRFTYLCHVILGITIGIAPLGGWVGATGTLTWEAILLFLAVALWTAGFDVIYATQDADYDREVGLHSIPSRFGIKKALIIAKGFHVFSFIAMAALFFATPLGWFYLLGVIAAGGIMVYEHSIVSADDLSRVGVAFFTMNGVISIILLFFTIGDLLI from the coding sequence ATGAAAAAGATAAAAATCATCTTAGAAATGATCAAGTTTGAACATACGGTATTTGCGCTGCCTTTTGCATTTTTAGGTGCCGTGCTGTCCAGCCTTTTAATTAATGGTCACTGGCCCACACTGGAACAGTGGATCTGGATTACACTGGCCATGGTCGGTGCCAGAAGTGCGGCAATGAGTCTTAACAGGCTCATTGATGCAAAAATTGATGCGGCCAACCCGAGAACAAAAGACAGAGCAATCCCTGCAGGACTCCTGTCCAGGATGGAAACAGGGTTATTCATTGCGATATCATTCCTCGTACTCATTTTTTCAGCCTTCCAGCTCAATATGCTGGCTGTTTATTTGCTGCCGCTAGCAGTATTTTTTCTTGTTATCTATTCTTATACAAAACGTTTTACTTACCTTTGTCATGTGATTTTAGGGATTACGATTGGTATTGCCCCTCTGGGAGGCTGGGTTGGCGCAACAGGAACACTCACTTGGGAAGCGATTCTGTTATTTCTGGCAGTAGCCTTATGGACAGCCGGATTTGACGTAATTTACGCTACACAGGACGCTGATTATGACAGAGAAGTGGGCCTGCACTCCATACCAAGCCGCTTCGGGATAAAAAAAGCGTTAATTATTGCAAAGGGATTCCACGTATTCAGCTTCATTGCCATGGCTGCACTCTTTTTTGCTACACCGCTCGGCTGGTTTTATCTGCTGGGGGTTATTGCAGCAGGCGGAATTATGGTTTATGAACACTCTATTGTCAGTGCCGATGATTTGTCCAGAGTAGGCGTAGCCTTTTTTACAATGAATGGAGTCATCAGCATCATACTCCTTTTCTTTACGATTGGAGACCTGCTTATATGA
- a CDS encoding UbiX family flavin prenyltransferase, giving the protein MTKRIFTVGITGASGAVYGVRFVNTLLRAGHRVHLIVSQAGWQVFYHELNEDTSDRNACLERLFETDRDLHIHSLQDFSAPIASGSYQNDGMIIIPCSMGTLAKIAQGISSNLLERTADVMLKERRPLVIVPRETPLHSIHLGNMKTIGDMGGTIVPAMPGFYHQPKTMDDLINFVVGKVLDQLQVEHDLFTRWGD; this is encoded by the coding sequence ATGACCAAACGGATTTTTACAGTTGGAATTACAGGAGCAAGCGGAGCCGTCTACGGTGTCCGGTTTGTCAATACACTTTTAAGAGCCGGTCACCGGGTACACTTGATTGTCAGCCAGGCAGGCTGGCAGGTGTTTTATCATGAACTCAATGAGGACACCTCAGACCGGAATGCCTGTCTTGAACGTTTGTTTGAAACCGATAGAGATCTGCACATCCATTCACTGCAGGATTTTTCTGCACCGATTGCAAGCGGTTCCTATCAAAATGATGGAATGATTATCATTCCCTGCTCAATGGGAACTCTCGCTAAAATTGCCCAGGGTATCTCAAGCAATCTCCTGGAACGAACAGCAGATGTGATGCTAAAAGAGCGGCGTCCTCTTGTGATTGTGCCGAGAGAAACACCGCTTCATTCTATTCATCTCGGTAATATGAAGACCATTGGGGATATGGGAGGAACAATCGTTCCTGCAATGCCGGGTTTTTATCATCAGCCGAAGACGATGGATGATTTGATTAATTTTGTAGTAGGGAAGGTCCTGGATCAGCTTCAGGTAGAGCATGATTTATTCACACGCTGGGGGGATTAA
- a CDS encoding menaquinone biosynthesis protein has translation MGLVVGEISYTNIQPIFYYINRQELLKRGCSFVPQVPSELNRAMKEGSIDIGGISSFAYAENKEQYQLLPDLSVSSPKSVGSIFLFSKVPLLELDGKVVALTSSSATSVNLLKIILGRFYELEVEYVTMKPGFEEMMASHDACLLIGDDAIQTYWSQTDDIYRYDLGQLWYEQTGYPMTYAVVAVRKDAVLNQEILVRDLYEQMVKSKLHSKENEYDEMIRSIQYEMGGKKEFWQRYFAGLNHDLTKRHIEGLLQYYKYAHEMGLLKRPVRNLALWQGAKHRQSV, from the coding sequence ATGGGGTTGGTAGTAGGGGAAATTTCGTATACGAATATACAGCCGATTTTTTATTATATTAACCGTCAGGAACTTTTAAAACGAGGATGTTCATTCGTACCCCAGGTACCTTCTGAGCTGAACCGGGCTATGAAGGAAGGCTCGATTGATATCGGAGGGATTTCCTCTTTTGCTTACGCTGAGAATAAAGAACAGTATCAGCTTCTTCCTGACCTGTCTGTTTCCTCTCCTAAAAGCGTTGGATCCATCTTCCTGTTTTCAAAGGTACCTCTACTTGAACTTGACGGTAAAGTGGTGGCGCTTACTTCAAGCTCTGCAACATCAGTTAACCTTCTTAAGATCATTCTGGGCAGGTTTTACGAACTGGAAGTTGAATATGTAACCATGAAACCGGGGTTTGAAGAAATGATGGCAAGTCATGATGCCTGCCTTCTCATCGGGGACGATGCCATTCAGACTTACTGGTCGCAGACAGATGATATTTACCGGTATGATCTCGGTCAGTTATGGTACGAGCAGACCGGGTACCCGATGACATATGCGGTTGTTGCAGTACGAAAAGATGCGGTTTTAAACCAGGAAATTCTTGTCCGTGATTTGTATGAACAAATGGTTAAGAGTAAGTTACACTCCAAGGAAAACGAATATGATGAAATGATCCGATCCATCCAGTACGAAATGGGCGGTAAAAAGGAATTCTGGCAGCGTTACTTTGCGGGACTGAATCATGATCTGACGAAGAGGCATATCGAAGGATTACTTCAATATTACAAGTATGCGCATGAGATGGGATTGCTGAAAAGACCTGTCAGAAATTTAGCATTGTGGCAGGGTGCAAAGCACCGGCAATCCGTTTAA
- the hepT gene encoding heptaprenyl diphosphate synthase component II, translating into MKLTEIYWHLRSDISMIEKELEQNIGAKHPVLKKASTHLLKAGGKRIRPVFVLLAGQFGNYSVKEIKNVAVPLELIHMASLVHDDVIDNAELRRGEKTIKSKWDNRVAMYTGDFMFARAVELAAESKQPEVHDIISDAMVEMCIGEVEQIQDQYNWDQNLRTYLRRIKRKTALLIAVSCELGAVAGDTDSETRRKLSLFGHYVGMAFQITDDILDFVGTEKELGKPAGSDLKQGNVTLPALCAMNKDPELKVKISSTIKENDLGGTEIKSIIEAIKDTGAITCAKQFSDRYLQKARETLQDLPDIHAKTALLQIADYIGKRKF; encoded by the coding sequence ATGAAACTGACTGAAATTTACTGGCATTTACGAAGTGATATATCCATGATTGAAAAAGAGCTGGAGCAAAATATCGGCGCAAAGCATCCTGTATTAAAAAAGGCTTCCACACACCTTTTAAAAGCAGGCGGGAAAAGGATCCGTCCTGTTTTTGTGCTTTTGGCAGGGCAATTCGGGAACTACAGTGTAAAAGAAATCAAAAATGTGGCAGTTCCCCTTGAACTCATTCATATGGCATCACTTGTTCATGATGATGTAATTGATAATGCTGAACTCCGAAGGGGAGAAAAAACAATTAAATCAAAATGGGACAACCGTGTAGCGATGTATACCGGGGATTTTATGTTTGCCCGGGCTGTTGAACTGGCTGCCGAGAGTAAACAGCCTGAAGTTCATGATATTATCTCTGATGCCATGGTGGAAATGTGTATCGGTGAAGTGGAGCAGATTCAGGACCAGTATAACTGGGACCAGAATTTAAGAACGTACTTAAGGCGGATTAAACGGAAAACCGCCCTCCTGATTGCCGTAAGCTGTGAGCTCGGAGCAGTGGCAGGAGATACGGATTCTGAAACAAGAAGAAAGCTTTCCTTGTTCGGACATTATGTGGGAATGGCGTTTCAGATCACAGATGACATCCTCGACTTTGTAGGAACTGAAAAAGAACTCGGAAAGCCTGCGGGCAGCGACCTTAAGCAGGGAAATGTTACTCTTCCCGCACTCTGTGCCATGAATAAAGATCCTGAACTGAAAGTGAAAATCTCTTCAACTATAAAGGAAAATGACTTAGGCGGTACGGAGATTAAATCAATTATCGAAGCAATTAAAGATACAGGTGCCATTACCTGTGCAAAACAGTTCTCCGACCGTTATTTGCAAAAAGCAAGAGAGACCCTTCAGGATCTGCCTGATATTCACGCAAAAACAGCGCTTTTACAGATTGCAGACTACATAGGAAAACGGAAGTTTTAA
- the ndk gene encoding nucleoside-diphosphate kinase: protein MERTFLMVKPDGVQRNLTGEIVSRFEKKGFTLAGAKVLAISKDLAETHYGEHKERPFFGELVDFITSGPVFAMVWEGENVIDEARKMMGKTNPSEAAPGTIRGDFGVQVSMNVIHGSDSEESAKREIELFFQKDELVTYEKTINKWV from the coding sequence ATGGAGCGCACTTTTTTGATGGTAAAACCAGACGGGGTACAACGTAATCTGACAGGGGAAATTGTTTCGCGTTTTGAAAAGAAAGGCTTTACTTTGGCAGGAGCAAAAGTGTTAGCGATTTCAAAAGACCTCGCTGAAACTCATTACGGTGAGCATAAAGAACGCCCATTTTTTGGGGAGCTTGTTGATTTTATTACATCAGGCCCTGTCTTCGCAATGGTTTGGGAAGGGGAAAACGTTATTGATGAAGCCCGGAAGATGATGGGAAAAACAAATCCTTCTGAGGCAGCGCCTGGAACAATCCGTGGTGACTTTGGTGTTCAGGTATCAATGAACGTTATTCACGGCTCTGACTCAGAAGAAAGCGCTAAAAGAGAAATCGAGCTTTTCTTCCAGAAAGATGAACTTGTAACATACGAAAAAACAATTAATAAATGGGTTTAA
- a CDS encoding CheR family methyltransferase has protein sequence MMLKDDYQMFTVMIKDKTGIDLNQYKEAQMKRRLLSLREKRGFATFSDYGKEMGLQNDLFEEFLDRMTINVSEFYRNPERWDVLKNKILPVIKEKKNVLKIWSAACSTGEEPYTLSMMMKETRTKARITATDIDDTILKRAKRGAYPERSLKELPLEWKDRYFQKDGPGYEIDQKVKTAVSFNKHNLLKDAYPKEMDLIVCRNVLIYFTEEAKQSIYKRLADSLVSSGILFVGSTEQIFNPSKYGFEAEDTFFYRKQ, from the coding sequence ATGATGTTAAAAGATGACTACCAGATGTTCACAGTAATGATCAAAGATAAAACCGGCATTGACCTGAATCAGTACAAAGAAGCCCAGATGAAAAGAAGACTACTCTCGTTAAGAGAAAAAAGGGGCTTTGCTACTTTCTCGGATTACGGCAAAGAAATGGGGCTGCAAAACGACCTGTTTGAAGAATTCCTGGACAGAATGACGATTAATGTATCAGAGTTTTACCGTAATCCTGAGAGATGGGATGTATTAAAAAATAAAATACTCCCTGTTATCAAGGAAAAGAAAAACGTGTTAAAGATTTGGAGTGCAGCCTGTTCCACAGGAGAAGAGCCATACACCCTTTCCATGATGATGAAAGAAACACGCACGAAAGCCCGGATTACAGCAACCGACATTGATGACACAATATTAAAAAGAGCAAAAAGAGGTGCCTACCCTGAAAGGTCACTTAAAGAGCTTCCTCTTGAGTGGAAAGACAGGTATTTTCAAAAAGACGGGCCGGGATATGAAATCGACCAAAAAGTAAAAACTGCCGTTTCATTTAATAAACATAACCTGTTAAAAGATGCCTATCCTAAAGAAATGGATCTTATCGTCTGCAGAAATGTGCTCATTTATTTCACAGAAGAGGCCAAGCAGTCCATATATAAAAGACTGGCTGATTCATTGGTATCCAGCGGGATATTGTTTGTGGGCAGTACGGAACAGATCTTTAACCCTTCAAAATACGGTTTTGAAGCAGAAGATACATTTTTCTATCGAAAACAATGA
- the aroC gene encoding chorismate synthase produces MRFLTAGESHGPQLTAIIEGVPSHLPLTAEDINRHLQRRQKGHGRGRRMQIEKDQVQIKSGVRHGKTTGAPITLVVENNDWKHWTKIMGAEPITEDEEKEMKRIITRPRPGHADLNGAIKYEHRDMRNVLERSSARETTIRVAVGAVAQKLLSEFGVNIAGHVREIGGIVSEQSSDGLTVEDILQHTEESPVRCLDKNAEKKMMDAIDEAKKNGDSIGGVVEVVAEGLPSGLGSHVHYDNKLDAKIAQGVMSINAFKGVEIGLGFEAARKPGSEVHDEIAYDEAKGYYRLSNRLGGFEGGMTTGMPVVVKGVMKPIPTLYKPLKSVDIDTKEPFEASIERSDSCAVPAAAVVCEHAVSFELARAFLDKFGSDTMNDIKGALEAYQKKAREF; encoded by the coding sequence ATGAGATTTTTAACAGCCGGGGAATCCCATGGTCCCCAACTAACGGCCATTATTGAAGGTGTCCCAAGTCATCTTCCCCTTACTGCAGAAGATATTAACCGTCATCTTCAGAGAAGACAGAAAGGTCACGGAAGAGGGCGGCGAATGCAAATTGAGAAAGATCAGGTACAAATCAAAAGCGGTGTAAGGCACGGTAAAACAACCGGTGCTCCGATTACCCTCGTTGTAGAAAATAACGATTGGAAGCATTGGACGAAAATTATGGGTGCCGAACCGATTACAGAAGATGAAGAAAAAGAAATGAAGCGGATCATTACACGCCCCCGCCCGGGACATGCAGATTTAAACGGAGCGATTAAATATGAACATCGGGACATGAGAAATGTACTCGAGCGCTCTTCCGCCCGGGAGACAACGATTCGTGTGGCAGTAGGAGCCGTAGCCCAAAAGTTGTTAAGTGAGTTCGGTGTCAACATTGCCGGACACGTCCGTGAAATCGGGGGAATTGTAAGTGAACAGTCTTCTGACGGACTAACTGTTGAAGATATCCTTCAGCACACGGAAGAATCCCCTGTACGGTGCCTTGACAAAAATGCTGAGAAAAAAATGATGGATGCGATTGATGAAGCAAAGAAGAACGGCGACTCTATAGGCGGTGTCGTGGAAGTTGTAGCTGAAGGCCTTCCATCGGGTCTTGGTTCACACGTACATTACGACAATAAACTCGATGCAAAAATTGCACAGGGTGTTATGAGCATCAATGCTTTTAAAGGTGTGGAAATCGGACTTGGGTTTGAAGCGGCAAGAAAGCCCGGAAGTGAAGTTCATGATGAAATCGCCTATGACGAAGCGAAGGGGTACTACCGTCTGTCAAACCGCCTTGGAGGATTTGAAGGTGGCATGACAACAGGCATGCCTGTCGTTGTAAAAGGGGTAATGAAGCCCATCCCGACTCTCTATAAACCACTTAAAAGTGTGGACATTGATACGAAAGAACCTTTTGAAGCAAGCATTGAACGGTCTGACAGCTGTGCTGTTCCGGCTGCTGCGGTTGTCTGTGAGCATGCGGTGAGCTTTGAATTGGCAAGAGCTTTCCTTGATAAGTTCGGTTCAGATACGATGAATGACATTAAAGGAGCATTGGAAGCGTACCAGAAAAAAGCGAGGGAATTTTAG